A portion of the Cryptomeria japonica chromosome 5, Sugi_1.0, whole genome shotgun sequence genome contains these proteins:
- the LOC131876289 gene encoding subtilisin-like protease SBT1.3, with the protein MAKACLATFILTLLSLSAILGTTENYGGRKAYIVHILKSMKPQQFNSHRHWYASMLDQIVQSDPSAKEMLYTYGTLLHGFAAQLTKAEAQATEVMDGCLAVIPSSLNKISTTHAPEFLGLSSSSGLWSRYSTYGKDIIVGMIDTGIWPESKSFKDEGLGPAPTGWKGACESGRRFDSSNCNGKIIGARYFSKGYEAQNPTPINETLEYKSPRDNDGHGTHTASTVAGAAVSGISYFGFVNGTARGMAPQARLAI; encoded by the coding sequence ATGGCGAAAGCCTGTCTTGCCACCTTCATACTCACGCTGCTTTCTCTCTCTGCCATTTTGGGCACTACTGAAAATTATGGTGGAAGAAAAGCTTACATTGTTCACATCCTCAAGTCCATGAAGCCCCAACAGTTCAATTCGCACCGCCACTGGTATGCTTCAATGCTTGACCAGATCGTGCAGTCCGATCCCAGTGCAAAGGAGATGTTATATACATATGGCACTCTCTTGCACGGCTTTGCTGCGCAGCTGACCAAGGCAGAGGCCCAGGCCACGGAGGTTATGGACGGCTGCTTGGCGGTCATCCCCTCCTCCCTCAATAAAATTTCCACCACCCACGCACCAGAGTTTCTTGGTCTCTCTTCCTCCTCTGGATTGTGGTCGCGCTACTCTACATATGGCAAAGATATCATCGTGGGCATGATCGATACGGGAATATGGCCTGAAAGCAAAAGCTTCAAAGATGAAGGCCTTGGACCTGCTCCCACTGGATGGAAAGGCGCGTGCGAAAGTGGGAGGCGCTTCGATTCCTCCAACTGCAATGGAAAAATCATCGGAGCTCGATACTTCTCCAAAGGCTACGAAGCGCAGAACCCGACTCCGATTAACGAAACCTTGGAATACAAATCTCCGAGAGACAACGATGGGCATGGCACTCACACAGCTTCAACCGTGGCCGGCGCCGCAGTTTCCGGGATCAGTTACTTTGGCTTTGTCAATGGGACGGCGAGAGGGATGGCCCCTCAAGCTAGGCTGGCCATCTAA
- the LOC131034689 gene encoding subtilisin-like protease SBT1.8 — translation MEQAIADGVHIISISIGSRDTAFYNDNRAIAAFGAIERGVFVSASAGNGGPYPFTLGNVAPWITTVGASSIDRDFPASVVLGNQEMYKGISTYSRVDDATLQRPLPLVYVSTNDRTSYCVPGSLAPNLVKGKIVVCNQISSFKQVARAGGAGLIGANDESYGSQQGITNRNTLPAISVSFTTGEKIKAYIKSTGSNATATMTLKGLTIVGKETIAPIVAAFSSRGASKEYPQVLKPDIIAPGVNILAAYAGKLPSKFLSGTSMACPHVSGIAALIKAIHPTWSPAAIKSALMTSSYLTDNAEQPITDSFTMRAANPFVLGAGHVNPNTAVDPGLVYDMVPQDYITFLCSLNYTEQQIALLTKYSVSCPNSSLEAGDLNYPSFSVMMKSGSNSVQVKKRTVTYVGREGDAVYQVSVKNPAGITISVEPQTLKFGKSLETASYNLKFEGTVASRGYTFGEIIWKCIQGGSQIVRSPVAVSIKA, via the coding sequence ATGGAACAAGCCATTGCTGACGGCGTCCACATCATTTCTATTTCAATTGGGTCACGAGATACGGCATTTTACAATGATAACAGAGCTATTGCAGCATTTGGGGCCATCGAAAGGGGTGTCTTTGTTTCTGCGTCGGCAGGAAACGGTGGGCCTTATCCGTTTACTCTTGGTAACGTGGCGCCCTGGATTACTACTGTGGGTGCGAGCAGCATCGATAGAGATTTCCCTGCATCTGTTGTTTTGGGCAACCAAGAGATGTACAAAGGCATTTCCACCTACAGCCGAGTAGATGATGCAACCTTGCAACGGCCTCTGCCATTGGTGTATGTCTCGACCAACGACAGAACAAGCTATTGTGTCCCTGGCAGCCTTGCTCCCAATTTGGTTAAGGGCAAAATTGTGGTCTGTAATCAAATATCTTCCTTCAAACAAGTGGCCCGAGCCGGGGGTGCGGGACTGATTGGTGCAAACGATGAGAGTTATGGGTCACAGCAGGGCATTACAAATCGAAACACTCTGCCGGCTATCAGCGTGagttttacaactggagaaaaaatCAAAGCTTACATCAAAAGCACCGGGAGTAATGCAACGGCTACCATGACTCTCAAAGGATTGACGATTGTGGGAAAGGAAACAATTGCTCCCATTGTTGCTGCCTTTTCTTCAAGGGGGGCGAGCAAAGAGTATCCGCAAGTTCTCAAGCCGGATATAATTGCACCGGGTGTGAACATACTGGCAGCATACGCCGGAAAGTTGCCCTCTAAGTTTCTTTCAGGGACTTCCATGGCGTGTCCTCACGTCAGTGGCATAGCAGCGCTGATTAAAGCCATACATCCTACATGGAGCCCTGCCGCTATCAAGTCCGCTCTCATGACGTCATCCTACTTGACTGACAATGCAGAGCAGCCAATCACGGATTCATTTACAATGAGAGCAGCCAATCCCTTCGTGTTGGGCGCGGGTCACGTAAATCCAAATACTGCAGTAGACCCTGGACTTGTCTACGACATGGTGCCTCAAGATTACATCACCTTCCTCTGCTCTCTCAACTACACCGAACAACAAATTGCTCTTCTCACAAAGTACTCAGTTTCCTGTCCCAACTCCAGTTTGGAAGCCGGTGATCTCAACTATCCATCCTTTTCCGTTATGATGAAATCAGGGAGCAATTCAGTTCAGGTAAAGAAGAGAACAGTGACATATGTGGGTAGAGAGGGTGATGCAGTGTACCAAGTGAGTGTGAAGAACCCTGCTGGCATCACTATAAGTGTGGAACCGCAAACATTAAAGTTCGGAAAATCCTTGGAAACTGCCAGCTATAATCTAAAATTCGAAGGCACAGTCGCTTCTCGTGGCTACACATTTGGAGAGATAATTTGGAAATGTATCCAAGGAGGATCACAGATTGTGCGAAGCCCGGTTGCCGTAAGCATCAAAGCTTGA